A section of the Phaseolus vulgaris cultivar G19833 chromosome 8, P. vulgaris v2.0, whole genome shotgun sequence genome encodes:
- the LOC137824834 gene encoding uncharacterized protein, protein MEQYIVNRAPPVVSYDLFDVRQNQGESLRDYLSRFGAQVVRLPSKDEDMLVHAFKKGVMPGPFSESLIRNHPSTFAEIRRRVVAHIVAETEVSEKRGSAAPTKSRGGLSRSQQPMRVHEAKEGKKAQGKPRPYEPRKDQGRGRVRDSNVPPRFDFVVDLEELIAIPAIAARLRAPEKTDKVLGRKKNMWCEFHQAYGHSLHTCLALGHQLAELVKSGFLSDYLRETQGDRASRSPAEDPQHEVPVHGEVHTITGGFSGGGCTASQRKRYARSVMTVDSVEEDHSPDADITFTKADLRDVVPHDNDPIVISLVKAGRKVHRVLVDQGSSADVMFWPTFNKLQLSLNHLRSYEGCLYGFAGDQVEVRGYIELWTMFTDGAVARTEKIKYLVVNAPSVYNILLGRPTLNRLGAVPSTRHVKLKLSSIEGVVITIKSDQKEARRCYENSLKQQRSVCHVTSTPLPGVDERRSEVAVLGRVWRSPERGTPHT, encoded by the coding sequence ATGGAGCAGTATATCGTGAACAGGGCACCCCCAGTGGTGTCGTATGATTTGTTCGACGTACGACAAAACCAAGgtgagtccctcagggactaccttaGTCGTTTTGGAGCCCAGGTGGTGAggctgcccagcaaagatgaagacaTGCTGGTGCATGCGTTCAAGAAAGGGGTTATGCCGGGCCCTTTCAGTGAATCTTTGATCAGAAATCACCCCAGCACCTTCGCGGAAATTAGGCGTCGTGTTGTGGCGCACAtcgtggcagaaacagaggtttctgagaagaggggaagcgcgGCCCCGACCAAGTCGCGCGGAGGACTGAGTAGGTCTCAGCAGCCaatgagggtgcatgaggccaaagaagGAAAGAAGGCCCAGGGGAAGCCCCGCCCGTACGAGCCTAGGAAGGACCAGGGCAGGGGGCGCGTGAGGGATAGCAACGTGCCCCCCAGGTTCGACTTCGTGGTGGATTTGGAGGAGTTGATCGCCATTCCAGCCATAGCGGCAAGGTTGCGAGCACCAgagaagactgacaaggtgctcggaaggaagaagaacatgtggtgtgagtttcaccaggcttATGGCCACTCACTCCACACttgtttggcgttgggacaccaactcgCGGAGTTGGTAAAAAGTGGTTTCCTGAGCGATTACTTGCGGGAGACGCAAGGTGATCGGGCATCGAGGTCACCAGCAGAAGATCCGCAGCACGAGGTACCTGTGCACGGGGAGGTGCACACGATCACAGGGGGCTTCTCTGGAGGAGGGTGTACAGCCTctcagaggaagaggtacgctcGGTCGGTGATGACTGTCGACTCGGTGGAAGAAGATCATTCCCCCGATGCTGACATCACGTTTACAAAGGCGGATctccgggacgttgtgcctcacgacaacgatcctatAGTCATCTCCCTCGTCAAGGCagggagaaaggtgcacagggtcctcgtggaccagggaagctcggcggacgtgatgttctggccgactttcaacaagctgcaactGTCCCTTAATCATCTAAGGTCGTACGAGGGGTGCTTGTATGGCTTCGCAggggaccaggtggaggtgcgaGGCTACATAGAGCTGTGGACCATGTTCACAGATGGAGCCGTTGCTCGCACGGAAAAAATTAAGTACCTAGTGGTCAATGCCCCATCCGtctacaacatactgttgggaaggccgacGCTCAACAGGTTGGGAGCTGTACCGTCGACGAGGCACGTGAAGTTGAAGTTGTCGTCGATAGAAGGGGTTGTGATCACCATTAAGTCGGACCAGAAGGAGGCTAGGCgctgctatgagaacagcctcaagCAGCAAAGGAGTGTGTGCCATGTTACCTCGACACCACTGCCAGGTGTGGACGAGAGGCGATCGGAGGTCGCAGTGCTGGGAAGAGTTTGGcgatccccagaacgtggaacgccacacacttga